From Bradyrhizobium sp. sBnM-33:
GGTGCCGTAGCGCAGCGAACGGCCGCCGCAGGAGTTGTTGCCGGCCATGCCGCCGATGGTGGCGCGCGAGGCGGTGGAGACGTCGACCGGAAACCAGAGCCCGTGCTTTTTGAGCTGGCGGTTGAGGTCGTCGAGCACGATGCCCGGCTCGACCACGCAGGTCCGGTTCTCGACATCTAGCGAGAGGATGCGGTTCAGGTGCTTCGAAAAGTCGACGACGATTCCCTCGTTGACCGTCTGGCCGCATTGCGAAGTGCCGCCGCCGCGCGGGGTGACGATCCGGCCCTCGTCCTGGCAAATGGCGAGCGCCCTGAGGGCCTCGTCCATGCTGCGGGGCACCACGACGCCCGCCGGCATGATCTGGTAGAACGAGGCATCGGTGGCATAGCGGCCCCGATTGAAGGCATCGAAAAACACGTCGCCGGTCAGATTTGACCGCAGGCGTCGCTGGAGCGTCGAGGCGTTTTTCATCCCAAATCCAAAGTGACCCGAGAGGGCTGTTGCAACCCCTCAACGGGATTATGCACTTTCTCTAAGATGAATAACATTATGAATTCATAATGGGCGAGCCTAGCTGCCCGCAGCCGTGGCCGCCGTGCCATTCCGTGCCGCGGCCAAGTGTTCAATGGCTACGCTTCGCTTGTTGCGCAAATGTTGGAACAGGATGTCGCTCAGCTCGCTTCCGGCGCGGCGGCGCAGCGCATCCAGGATCGCTTCATGCTCGCGCATGGCCTCGCCCCAGCGCTGCCGCTTGCGCGCAAAATTGGCGGAATAGCGGATACGACGGATCCGGCCGGCAAAACTGGCGTAGGCCACGCGCAGAGTCTCGTTGCGTGCGGCGGCAACGATGCTCTCGTGGATGCGCTGGTTGACCTGAAAATAGCCGTGCATGTCGCTGTTGAGGTAATGGCCGTACATCTCATAGTGCAGCCGCTCGATCGCGGCTATTTCCTCGTCCGTGATGGCCTCGCAGGCAAGGCGTCCGGCGAGGCTTTCCAGGCCGGCCATTACGTCGAAAAGTTCCTCCAGATCCCGCTCGCTAAGCTGGCGCACCCGTGCGCCACGGTTGGGCAGGAGTTCGATCAAGCCCTCCGCGGCCAGGACCTTGAGCGCCTCGCGCAGCGGCGTTCGGGAGATTCCAAGCATCTCGCAGAGCTGCCGCTCCGGAACGCGCGCGCCCTCTGGAATGTTGCCTTCGACGACATAATCGCGAAGCCGCAACAGGATTTCCCCGTGAAGCGAGACCTCTTGGTGGTCCGCGCCATTGTCGGTGGCTGACTGGGTGATCGGCACCCCGGCTTCGGGAATCGTGGATTTCATTTGCATAACGGTAGTTTGCGAAATCTGCGGCGTCGATGATCCAGATCAAATACCAAAATTAGATTGAAAAGGCAAAAAATGAATGCAAAATAGCTTGCCTGTGATCGAGGCGGGCTGCTTTGGGAGGTTGTCATGCGGCAAGGACGGCATTTTCTGCAGATTCCAGGGCCCAGCCCGGTCCCGGACAGGATTCTTCGCGCGATGGACATGCCGGTGATCGATCATCGGAGCGCCCAGTTCGCCGA
This genomic window contains:
- a CDS encoding GntR family transcriptional regulator; the encoded protein is MKSTIPEAGVPITQSATDNGADHQEVSLHGEILLRLRDYVVEGNIPEGARVPERQLCEMLGISRTPLREALKVLAAEGLIELLPNRGARVRQLSERDLEELFDVMAGLESLAGRLACEAITDEEIAAIERLHYEMYGHYLNSDMHGYFQVNQRIHESIVAAARNETLRVAYASFAGRIRRIRYSANFARKRQRWGEAMREHEAILDALRRRAGSELSDILFQHLRNKRSVAIEHLAAARNGTAATAAGS